The genomic interval TGGAAGGCAGTGCTCCTGTCCATGATGTTCCATCTGCAAAGCACATTGTCTTTGAATCCCTTCGGCTCTATCCTCCCACCAGGAGAATTCATCGTGCTTATCAATGGAGTGACAAGGCTACAGACGATAACCAGGAACCGCCAGCATACGATGATATGGCGGCCGATATCGAAGCTTGTCACTTACGCCCGGATATCTGGGGGCCATGTGCACTTGTCTTTAATCCCGAACGTTGGAAACAGCTCACATCGAGGCAGCAAGAAGCCTTCATGCCTTTTGGACATAAACCCTTTCAGTGTCCAGCACAGTCTGTTTTTGGACCTAGATTGATTGGAATTTTGGTTGGAGCTCTTCTTGAGGCTCTCACTTCTGAGACGATCAATGAATGGAAACTGGAGTCTGTGGATCAAGAAGTGATTGATCAAATGCTTTGCGGTAGAAGACTTGATACGGATCGAAGCGCGTACGAAAATGTGGATCTAGTTGGGTATCCGGCTAGGGACATGGATGAAGATACTTGGGCCGTAGGTTGTGTCGCCTAAGTCGAGAAACAAATGACACATCTTTGGAGGGATATCTTTCTTGGATCGGGAACTTGGATCAGGAGAGGCAAGGTAATTGGACAAATTAGAGCTTTGGGGGATCTTGAAACGAGGACAGAAATTCATGATACTATTGGACCAAATCGAATCCCGATGATAAACTGCCTGACCAATTCACCATGCACCGCTAACACCCTTGAAAAGATCAAAGACTACGAATCAACGAAAGATAAAGGCCAGATATACTACATGAGAGAACCGCCATCTTGAGCACTATTCTCATTCCCAAAAAGCCggttcatcgtcgtcggtaAGGCATCCTGGATCTGCCCGGCCACATTCCACTGCGGATTCGCCGCAAAAGACTGGGAattgttgaccagcaggCTGGAATCATATCCAACCGTTGCCATTCCAGACTGCAGTTGCGGTGGGGGTTGTTGCATATCCGCAGGTTTGTGAGACGGGGTGAGCTGAGATGAGTCCTGGAATAGCCATGGAGGATTCGCTAGCGACATAATGTCCTGATCAAATATCGTCCATGAATCTTCGGCGTTTGGGAACGGGAAAGCTAGGACTGCGCCGCTGTCTGGTGGGGTGTGCATGGTTTGCATTCCGGATTCGAGGCGGCGAGATAGAACGGTGTGGATGCTTAGTGCGGACTGGTGGCTTCGTTCTAGGCTGTGTAGGTGCGCTTGGATGAGGTTGAGGTCTTGATATCCGGTATGTTAGAAGAGATTCGTTTCCAATAATGCATAGTACGTACCATCCGGATGCGTCatgccatcttcaacacctcGAAGGAGTAGAAGGGCTGCCCAGGTGATCATCTATGCAACATCAGATAAAATTCTCCAAAGTTGGGACAGGATGGGATGTACTCACCACTAAATCCCAGTTGGACCAGATGCTAGCATCATCTTGCCGCAGCCTCAGGACTGCCCGCGCTGAAACAAGTAGCTCATGTCGCTCGCCAGAACTAATATTTGCGGACCCAAGGTCAAATCCTCGGGCAGGGTGGTATATGGAAAGCACATAAAGCTTGTGTAAATGATACTGCAGAAGAATAAGAATACCTTGTCGATCTGACGGAGATGGTTCTAAGGCAGAAAGCACGCACGTTGTTAGTTTACCCATTGCCAAAAAAGTTCCATGTAGCTCAGCACTTACGGACTGCTCCATTATATCTAACCAGCCAGTCGTCAAGCTTGCGTGCCCAAAGCCGGATAACTTTCGAATCCTTCTCGGTGAAAGGAGTGCGAACCACGGGTACGGAGTCGGCGACGTCTGCATTGACAGAACTCCATATCGTCGGGAGTCCACGGCCGACGAAGTGGCTCATTCCGTAATGCATCATTTCTGCAAGACCTTGAAAAGCATTTCCCTGGTGACTGTCCAAGCGTTGGAGATCTGGATTTGGCGGATGGCGCGGGAGCAGTGGGTACGACATATGCATTGAAGCGTGCTCTATATCAATTACCTATGAAAAGGTCAGCGAACTGCATCTGGAGAACTTGAAAGTCTTTGTCTTACTTGGAGACCAGAAAACAAGCCGCGCCAGTCCTGTGCCGTTGTTTTATCCATTTCAGAAGGACAGTGGTCTAGCCAGAGACGGTATGCCATTGCGATCCATGACCCGGTGGCATCGATGTAGGCTTCTGAGCTTAGGCTGGCCATTATTAAGCCGAGAATATTGTGAAATTCCTTACACTTGGTGGCTGGTGGGGGTTGATTCTGCTCTGATTCATGATAGTTGTTCTCGGACATATGTGAAAGACCGGGGTGCGAAGATGGAATGACCAGCTCAGCAATGGCACTGCATGTCGCTGCAAAATACCCCGACTCTGATGACGCAAGCTCCGATGATGAATGGTGAAGTGCAGAGATATAGAGGACTGAAGCAAGCAGTAAGGGCGTCGGAGAAGCAAAAGCGCTTCGGTCAGTGAGAAAGTGAAGAAGCGGTAGATTATTCAGAAACCTAGAGCACCATTAGCAAGGATGTTGGATATCATAGCATTGGGGAGTTGCATACGAGCTCCATAACTGCTTGACGAGAGGTCGAGACCATACACGTTCGTCCGGTGGCGGACGGGTGATAATTCTCAGGTGTGCAATTGCTTTCCACACACCATGAAGAGGAACATCACCCAACTCCGCTTCAGGACTCATATCATGCATATCATGAGAATGAGAAGGTGATAAATCTGCCTCTTCAGAAAGATATTGGCTGATGCCCAGAGCGGCTTCGATTCGATCCAGCCGATTCAGAATGGAGTAGTTGTCGTGGGACATCATAGACTGCGAGGCACGCAACTCCTTCTGGGATTCTTCGACTAGTTCATGGATAGCCGCAGCCTATAGTAACGGTAAGCTATCCTACTGTGCTCAGTCTTAACGTTACATACATTAGCACGAGGCTTGAACACACAAGCCGTGTTTGTTTGGCGACATCGCCGACAAGGAGGTGGCCCAGCGACCTCACATCTCATCTGCCGGGCGCCATCAGTTCACAAGTTCCGACATTGATTATTATCAGTAAATAGTACCTTCAGTCGTCGGCAATTGACTTCGAACCATCATCATTAATTAGCTTTGCTCCACAACAACCCAAACCCACGTGGTTAGGCTGGCCCCTTTTTGACTTACCGCATGCCTTGGTCGGCTTGGGGCCGAGCACGACAGacctcgacttcttcatggcaAACCGATACACAAGAAACTGGGCTTCTACATGGCCCTGGGTTTTATTTTAACAGGGGTAGAGTGAAGAACACATCTACTGCTAATCGGGACGTTTCAAAGGCGGCTTTGCACAGCCAGGACACGTGAGATGGGGCCAAGTCGTATTTTCTCCGCTTTCTGCGCCAGTTCGTTCCTATTGGACTCGTTTTAGGGTTCTTCAGTGCAAAGTAAATGAACAATTGGGGTCGGATTGGAATTCAAGGAAAAGATCTGTTCTTCTACAGGATTATAATTAGTTAGGTAACTACAGTAGATAAGCGAGGTCGGAAAAAACACTGCCCCAGCGCCATGTACGACGGGATCAACGCATATCTACGCCAGCCAGGCCAAAGCGGCGGTTACATCCAGAATGATGGTTAGTGCCGAGGCACGTCATGTTCTCGCGTTTTTAGTCCGCCCTGCGTAGGCTGAAAGAGGGATTTTCCAGGGCGGTTCTGGGAAACGGAGTCAGGAAGTGTGCCGCAAGAACAAGTCTTGGGCTCACATTCCCTACTGCTCTTGCGCTTGCATCCGGGAACGGATGCCACATCTCTCAACCAAAGGGGGTGACTGGTTGCAGGTGTGTGATTCAGCTCTGGTGCTCGAAGGCACGTATAGATCTTGCAGCGCGTAGAATGGAAAATGGGAGAGAGATAGAGGGAAGACAGGGGATCTATATGGCAGTTATATGCGTAGTGTACAGGGAAGTGTGCAGGATGATAAAAATACACGGGGACAAATAGACAGGGTATAGAGGTGATAGTACACTTTCGTTCGACCAGGTCTCGGCGCCAAGATGTTGCCACTCAAGGTCCtgggaaaaggaagaatgAGGCTTGCCTATGAAGATGCGGCAGCATTGTTCTGGAGATCCATGGACAACTTGCGCACTTCCCATTCGGAACCAGCccagtccttcttctcgcccagcacGCAGGTGGCTTGTCGAGAGCCATTGACTAAGAATCGGTCGGCTGCCTGATTCACATCCTTAGCCGTGACATCCAAGACCTGCTCTCTCCAGCGCTGGTCCATTTCATGGGTGACACCGCTCATGAAGTAGCGACTgccctcttcatccacgcTCATTGGGGCATCAAGACCTTGGAAGATGCCAAGTttggcttcttcgatctcCCGATCGGACCAGGCACGGTCCCGAGCGAAGATTCCACTGTTTTGGAAAACCTTCAGGGTGTTGAGAGGGTTGGGATCGCGGTAGCTCATAAAGGTGAAGATACCCTTGATAGGACCATTGCTGGCGCCGGCACCGTACGCGCCGCCCTTTTCGCGGACTTCGGGGTGAAGATAGTTGTGAGTGAGGAGCTGTGACAGGACGCTGAGAGGTGCGCTGGACGGGTCGACAAATGGCACTGTCTGCGTGGCCATGCCGGAGTAATAGACCTTGTAAGGGAGGTCATAGAAAGCCTTGTCGGCAGACTTGAAGCCCAGGTTGGTTGCGGTAGAACTCGGGGAGCGGATCTGAGGCAACTTGCCAATCCATTTCTGCAGAACTGACTCGTTGCGAGAAGCGCTTTCCGCTTCGCAGACCATGCGGACACGGAAGCTTGGGGTCTTGCTGATAGCAAACGACTGGATCAGACGGAGTTTCTCGATCAGCTCCTGGAGACGTTCAGGGGATGACTCGGCATCACGAAGCAGGTTCGCCGTGGCCTGCAACTGCTCCAAACCAGACTGCTGTTCCTGCACCCAGAAGCTCCGCGAGAGACTGGCAGCCGCTGCATTCACCGCATATCTATGACCAGTGCCAGCAACGGCATCTAACGCACCGTTGGTAGCAAGGCGCAGGAGTTCCTGGATCAAGGCCGGCGCCGCAGGGCTCGTGAAATCGGTCTCAGTCATCAAAGTCGACAGCATTTCCAGCATCTCGGGAATATTCTTATCCAAAGCATACCCAGAAAAATGCAGGCCTTCATTGAACTTGTCGAGCTGAGTCGGGGACGAAACGAGGAATGATGAGGTTGAGATTCCTCCGGTCTTCAATTTGATCAAgtcctcccactgctccatCGACCTGTTGGCCGTACCCAGTCGCATAACGCAGTCGTTAAATAACGGCATCAACAATCGCAGGTCATCGGGCAGATCTTCAAAGGCATTCAAGGCCTGAAAGTAAGTCAGACCGTTGGTGGGGGCCTCACGCCAGACCACATCGATATCGTCGACACGGGACTCGCGAACCGGCTTgcgctctttctcccttgATATATCCTTGACTCGCAGAGACGGGAGGCAGCTCAAGTCTGCGTTGTGGGCGTCTTCCTGGaccttgagcagcttcaattcctcctcaccaagcTTCAGGATAGCATTTTCGACTGAGCCATGCTCTTCAATAAGCTGGGCAAGCTTCGTCTCCTTTCTCacagcctccttctcgtccaACTCCTTGTTGAAGGTGGGCGAGCCAACCATGGTAAATGTCACACATTGATCGTTGATAAGATATTTCTGCACAAGAGACTCGAGATATCCAGATTGTGCGTATCGCTTCTTGAATTCCTCGATGACGTCGTTCCAAGCCAGCTCTTTCATCGGGTCAGTACCATTGAACCAAGACGAAATGGTCTTCTCCATCACCCCTATTCCAAAGTTTGCTGTTTTGTGTCGCAATGCCAATTCCAGCTGATGGAGGAAGCCGcgcaccttctcctcgctaAAGCCAGCCGACACGGACTCGCGGAAGACGTTCTGGATCGTTTCTTTGACGGTGGCGGCTTCTGCCTCACCAACTCCAGTGACACCAGCAGAAAAGATGGGGATCTTGCCGGAGGGGTCCAGGCCGGTGTTAGGAGTGAAGGAAGAGCCAAGTCCACTTTCAATAAGAGCCCGATACATGGGCGAGCCATATCCATCAAGCAGAAGCGAGGAGATAATGCCAACGGAGAATGTCTCCACGATATCGGTCGAGTCACCCATGTACCACGAGGTGGAGGTCTTGTACTGTTTGTCTTCACTAGCGAATGTATCGATAGGTCCAGGAATGGTCACATTCAGCGACCCGCGGCTGAGATCCAGCGGCATTTTGACAGATTTGTCGGCCTGCCCTTTCTCGAATCCATCCAAGACAGCGCCAATCTGCTTGAGATGGCCACCCAGGGGCATGTCTCCGTATGTCAGGATCTTGGCGTTGCTCGGGTTGTAGTTGCGCTTCGAGAATTCCGACAGCTGTTTGTGGGTGAGGTCGGTGATATACTCCGGGTCTCCACCTGAGTTGTTCATTGCTGGGAAGATGCTTTCCTTGAAGCGGATGTAGTAGAGATAGTTTGCATCCGACATCTGGCCTTTCATCTCGTTGTACACCACTCCCTTGAACACGATGTCCTCCAGTTGCGGCTTCTCCCCTGACACTGCCTGCAAGGCACGCGGGTCCTCAGGGCCGAGTCGCCATCCTTCCTGTCTgaagtcttcttccttgagGAGGGGGTGTAACGTCGCATCGAGGTAGACGGACAAGAGGTTTTGAAAGTCTTGCTGGTTGGTTGTCGCAAAGGGGTAAGTGGTGTGGTCCGAGGATGTGAAGGCATTCATAAAGTTCGAAAGAGAGCGCGGAAGCATCTTAAAGAATGGATCTCGGATTGGATACCTAGGCAGAAGTTAGCAAGGACCGGTGCAATCAACCTCAAGGTGCAGCAGCTCACTTTTCACTACCACAAAGGGTGGTGTGCTCCAGAATATGTGGAACTCCGGTGGCATCTGGAGGATTGGTCTTGAAACCGATTCCAAAGACATTGTTCTTGTCGTCACGAGCCACATGAAGATAGTCCGCGTCGGTCTTATCGTGGGTGAGTCGCACCGCGGTCAAATGCAGCTCCGGGACATGCTTCTTCTCCTGAATGGTGAATCCATGTAGCTTCTCTCCAACCTGCGGAAAGTTGTCTAGATTGGTCACAGTGGAAGCACTCCGGTTGCATATCTTCAGGGCATGGTTTGATCGTGGTAACCGGTTAGAGAGGGTCGGGCGCAGCACGGAGGCCCTGCTCAGACCTAATGATGAGCGTAGCATGTTGTGACAGCTCTAGAAAGATGGAACAGGTAAACAACTGCCTATTAACATCCCCTAGCAGTGATGTACAAAACGAGTGTGCATAATTCAAAAGTTGGGCAGCGGCCGAACAGGAAAAGACCAGTTGGCTGACTCAGCTGAGTCCCCGTGACTAAGTTACCAGCCTGCACACCCGGAAGCTGCGGTCGTGTGTGCTTCCTTGGTGTGCTTGTTTCCTTGTGTTCTTTCGCCTCTGACACACTCTCCCTATACGTCCTAGTTGCATTAATTGGCGTGGGCCACTATACCTTCGTCCCAGTCCCAGGCTTAGTCGTCGATGACTAAGATCCCCCTCCGAGTTCTGCGAGAGAACGAACCGCTGTTCCCTCGAACCCGCTCACAGTTCCGCCAACCCAGCCTCATACGCCGTCCCAGAGTTACTGCTCATAACTGCGCCGCTTGGCTCTGGGATCCCTCCTGCtcgaccaccagcaccagccTGGATTGACCGTTGTCGACGTGTATCTACAGTCTTTGCGCAAATTTTCGGTCTGCCGCGGCTTGTTCACGCGATACCAACCCAGCCTCGATCGTTCGAGTCTGTGGTTGTTCTCCTTGCAGATTCACCATGTCGTCCACAACCATgtccaagaagaataaggggaagaaggcggcggatCCCAACGAAACGTCCAAATTGCTGGCCGCCAAAATCTCACAGCTGGAGCAAGATGCGGCTGGCGAGAAGGATCAGGAACAGGAAATCGGTGCGTGGCTTTGGGTTATGTTGCTCAGCACATATGGAACTGGTGGCTAACGTATTCAATGTACAGAGCGCGAGGTGAAAAAAGCGACTCGGGATCTCAACCAGCTCCTGAACAATATCGAGTCTCCGATGACCCGCCTCGAGGCCGTGCACAAGAAGTACACCGAACTGTTGGCCGATATGAAGAAGCTGGATCGTGACTATGCCAAGAGCAAAAAGCGTGCCGATCAGCTGCAGAAGGACCAGGACAAGGGCAAGTCCGAGCTGAGCAAAACCGTGACCATGAAGGACAAGTTGGAGAAGCTGTGCCGCGAGCTTACAaaggagaacaagaaagTCAAGGTGGGTTTGGAATGCCAGAAATTAGTGAGAGGGCAGAGTGTGATTAACGGAGACTCTCATAGGATGAAAACAAGAAGCTGGAAGATACGGAAAAGAAAGCCCGGCTGATCGTCAATGAACGTTTGGACTCGCTTCTCTACGACATTCAAGACATCATGGCCGCCAAGGGCAATCCTCGCGGCGAAAAAGTAGTGGACGTGGATTTGGATGAAGCGTATGCATTTGAAAAAAATACAGGCTTGAGTCAGTCGCTGACACAGGACATCCAGGCTACGTGCAAAGCTCAAGACCATCACTGAGCAATTTGACACGCGTGAACTGCATTACAAAGGACTCCTGCGCAGCAAGGATACCGAGTTGCAAAGTCTCACGTCCAAGTATGAGGAACAACGCCGGACTGCCGAGAACGAGAGTGCTCGCGGCCGCGCATTGAGTTCACAAGtttccaccttctcccacaCAGAAGCCGAGCTGCGCAGTCAGCTCAATATCTACGTGGAGAAGTTCAAGCAGGTACGGAGAGGCTTCTGCCATGTAAATTTCAC from Penicillium psychrofluorescens genome assembly, chromosome: 5 carries:
- a CDS encoding uncharacterized protein (ID:PFLUO_008028-T1.cds;~source:funannotate), with protein sequence MKKSRSVVLGPKPTKACVNCRRLKMRCEVAGPPPCRRCRQTNTACVFKPRANAAAIHELVEESQKELRASQSMMSHDNYSILNRLDRIEAALGISQYLSEEADLSPSHSHDMHDMSPEAELGDVPLHGVWKAIAHLRIITRPPPDERVWSRPLVKQLWSSFLNNLPLLHFLTDRSAFASPTPLLLASVLYISALHHSSSELASSESGYFAATCSAIAELVIPSSHPGLSHMSENNYHESEQNQPPPATKCKEFHNILGLIMASLSSEAYIDATGSWIAMAYRLWLDHCPSEMDKTTAQDWRGLFSGLQVIDIEHASMHMSYPLLPRHPPNPDLQRLDSHQGNAFQGLAEMMHYGMSHFVGRGLPTIWSSVNADVADSVPVVRTPFTEKDSKVIRLWARKLDDWLVRYNGAVQPSPSDRQGILILLQYHLHKLYVLSIYHPARGFDLGSANISSGERHELLVSARAVLRLRQDDASIWSNWDLVMITWAALLLLRGVEDGMTHPDDLNLIQAHLHSLERSHQSALSIHTVLSRRLESGMQTMHTPPDSGAVLAFPFPNAEDSWTIFDQDIMSLANPPWLFQDSSQLTPSHKPADMQQPPPQLQSGMATVGYDSSLLVNNSQSFAANPQWNVAGQIQDALPTTMNRLFGNENSAQDGGSLM
- a CDS encoding uncharacterized protein (ID:PFLUO_008030-T1.cds;~source:funannotate); protein product: MSKKNKGKKAADPNETSKLLAAKISQLEQDAAGEKDQEQEIEREVKKATRDLNQLLNNIESPMTRLEAVHKKYTELLADMKKLDRDYAKSKKRADQLQKDQDKGKSELSKTVTMKDKLEKLCRELTKENKKVKDENKKLEDTEKKARLIVNERLDSLLYDIQDIMAAKGNPRGEKVVDVDLDEALRAKLKTITEQFDTRELHYKGLLRSKDTELQSLTSKYEEQRRTAENESARGRALSSQVSTFSHTEAELRSQLNIYVEKFKQVEDTLNNSNELFLTFRKEMEEMSKKTKRLEKENHTLNRKHEQTNRNILEMAEERTRNHEELERWRKKCHHLEALCRRMQAQGRGEALPEGDLDGDDEGTESEYDEEYEDDEDEEEMSDEDELDAHAHHIPAGRVDQPPERPVFGPPPPPNLLETRTNGNAAVVNGCH
- a CDS encoding uncharacterized protein (ID:PFLUO_008029-T1.cds;~source:funannotate), yielding MLRSSLGLSRASVLRPTLSNRLPRSNHALKICNRSASTVTNLDNFPQVGEKLHGFTIQEKKHVPELHLTAVRLTHDKTDADYLHVARDDKNNVFGIGFKTNPPDATGVPHILEHTTLCGSEKYPIRDPFFKMLPRSLSNFMNAFTSSDHTTYPFATTNQQDFQNLLSVYLDATLHPLLKEEDFRQEGWRLGPEDPRALQAVSGEKPQLEDIVFKGVVYNEMKGQMSDANYLYYIRFKESIFPAMNNSGGDPEYITDLTHKQLSEFSKRNYNPSNAKILTYGDMPLGGHLKQIGAVLDGFEKGQADKSVKMPLDLSRGSLNVTIPGPIDTFASEDKQYKTSTSWYMGDSTDIVETFSVGIISSLLLDGYGSPMYRALIESGLGSSFTPNTGLDPSGKIPIFSAGVTGVGEAEAATVKETIQNVFRESVSAGFSEEKVRGFLHQLELALRHKTANFGIGVMEKTISSWFNGTDPMKELAWNDVIEEFKKRYAQSGYLESLVQKYLINDQCVTFTMVGSPTFNKELDEKEAVRKETKLAQLIEEHGSVENAILKLGEEELKLLKVQEDAHNADLSCLPSLRVKDISREKERKPVRESRVDDIDVVWREAPTNGLTYFQALNAFEDLPDDLRLLMPLFNDCVMRLGTANRSMEQWEDLIKLKTGGISTSSFLVSSPTQLDKFNEGLHFSGYALDKNIPEMLEMLSTLMTETDFTSPAAPALIQELLRLATNGALDAVAGTGHRYAVNAAAASLSRSFWVQEQQSGLEQLQATANLLRDAESSPERLQELIEKLRLIQSFAISKTPSFRVRMVCEAESASRNESVLQKWIGKLPQIRSPSSTATNLGFKSADKAFYDLPYKVYYSGMATQTVPFVDPSSAPLSVLSQLLTHNYLHPEVREKGGAYGAGASNGPIKGIFTFMSYRDPNPLNTLKVFQNSGIFARDRAWSDREIEEAKLGIFQGLDAPMSVDEEGSRYFMSGVTHEMDQRWREQVLDVTAKDVNQAADRFLVNGSRQATCVLGEKKDWAGSEWEVRKLSMDLQNNAAASS